A part of Fundulus heteroclitus isolate FHET01 chromosome 23, MU-UCD_Fhet_4.1, whole genome shotgun sequence genomic DNA contains:
- the arsia gene encoding arylsulfatase I isoform X1: MATTTLTGFSVMSLLSLGYLSWDLMSPNQVENEPDQTFDDRSPVQQPPHIIFIMTDDQGFNDIGYHSSDIRTPVLDKLAADGVKLENYYVQPICTPSRSQLITGRYQIHTGLQHSIIRPRQPNCLPFDQVTLPQRLQQLGYSTHMVGKWHLGFYKKECLPTRRGFDTYLGSLTGSMNYYTYNSCDGPRFCGYDLHEGESVAWRHRGKYSTHLYTQRVRKILAAHNPLSQPLFIFLSFQAVHTPLQCPQEYIYQYDELENVARRKYAAMVSTVDEAVRNVTYALRKYGYYQNSVLIFSTDNGGQPLSGGSNWPLRGRKGTYWEGGVRGLGFVHSPLLRKKKRVSKALVHITDWYPTLVGLAGGNESLTEGVDGYNVWEAISEGKESPRFEILHNIDPLYNHARTGSLQKGFGIWNTTIQASIRAGDWKLLTGDPGYGDWIPPPILPGFPRDYWKLERHIKPRKSVWLFNVSGDPYERFDLSEQRPDVVKELLARLVYYNRTAVPVRYPTEDLRADPQLNGGAWGPWLGDDEEEEENWDTVFQKNNMEWNRKLKMFKSRSSFRRLNARMISNRI, encoded by the exons TTATCATGACAGATGACCAGGGCTTCAACGACATCGGCTATCACAGCTCTGACATTAGGACACCGGTGCTGGATAAACTGGCTGCAGATGGTGTGAAGCTGGAGAATTATTATGTGCAGCCCATCTGCACACCATCCCGAAGTCAGCTCATCACCGGCAG GTACCAAATTCACACTGGCCTCCAGCACTCCATCATCCGTCCCCGCCAACCCAACTGCTTGCCGTTCGACCAGGTCACTCTCCCTCAGAGGCTTCAGCAGCTTGGCTACTCCACCCACATGGTTGGCAAGTGGCACCTGGGCTTCTACAAGAAGGAGTGTTTGCCCACTCGACGAGGCTTTGACACATATTTAGGCTCGCTGACGGGCAGCATGAACTACTACACGTATAACTCCTGCGATGGCCCCAGGTTTTGCGGTTACGACCTCCACGAGGGGGAGTCGGTTGCTTGGAGACACAGGGGTAAATACTCCACACATCTGTACACACAGAGAGTTCGTAAGATCCTGGCAGCCCATAATCCCCTGTCCCAGCCGCTCTTCATCTTCCTGTCCTTTCAAGCCGTTCACACACCTCTGCAGTGTCCTCAGGAATACATCTACCAGTATGATGAGCTGGAGAATGTCGCGCGTAGGAAGTATGCTGCAATGGTCTCGACTGTGGACGAAGCCGTTCGTAACGTAACATACGCTCTGCGCAAGTATGGATATTATCAAAACAGCGTCTTAATTTTCTCCACTGATAACGGTGGTCAGCCTTTGTCTGGGGGCAGCAATTGGCCACTTAGGGGACGTAAAGGCACTTACTGGGAAGGTGGTGTCCGCGGATTAGGGTTTGTCCATAGCCCTCTCttgaggaagaagaagagggtTAGCAAAGCACTGGTACACATTACAGATTGGTATCCCACGCTGGTGGGATTAGCAGGTGGCAATGAGTCCCTGACTGAGGGAGTTGATGGATACAATGTCTGGGAGGCCATCAGTGAAGGAAAAGAGTCACCAAGGTTTGAGATCCTCCACAACATCGACCCTTTGTACAACCATGCACGCACCGGCTCCTTGCAGAAAGGATTTGGGATCTGGAATACCACCATTCAGGCCTCCATACGAGCAGGGGACTGGAAGCTCCTGACGGGAGACCCTGGTTACGGAGATTGGATCCCACCTCCCATTCTTCCAGGTTTCCCTAGGGATTACTGGAAACTGGAGCGACACATTAAACCCCGCAAATCGGTGTGGCTCTTCAACGTCTCCGGAGACCCCTATGAACGTTTTGACCTGTCCGAACAGAGACCAGATGTTGTGAAAGAGCTCTTAGCTAGACTGGTGTATTACAACCGGACGGCGGTGCCGGTGAGGTACCCAACAGAGGACCTGCGGGCAGACCCCCAGCTGAATGGAGGAGCCTGGGGTCCCTGGTTGggagatgatgaggaggaggaggagaactgGGACACGGTTTTCCAGAAAAATAATATGGAATGGAATAGGAAGCTCAAGATGTTCAAAAGCAGGTCATCTTTTAGAAGACTCAACGCAAGGATGATCTCTAATCGAATATAG
- the arsia gene encoding arylsulfatase I isoform X2, producing MVGKWHLGFYKKECLPTRRGFDTYLGSLTGSMNYYTYNSCDGPRFCGYDLHEGESVAWRHRGKYSTHLYTQRVRKILAAHNPLSQPLFIFLSFQAVHTPLQCPQEYIYQYDELENVARRKYAAMVSTVDEAVRNVTYALRKYGYYQNSVLIFSTDNGGQPLSGGSNWPLRGRKGTYWEGGVRGLGFVHSPLLRKKKRVSKALVHITDWYPTLVGLAGGNESLTEGVDGYNVWEAISEGKESPRFEILHNIDPLYNHARTGSLQKGFGIWNTTIQASIRAGDWKLLTGDPGYGDWIPPPILPGFPRDYWKLERHIKPRKSVWLFNVSGDPYERFDLSEQRPDVVKELLARLVYYNRTAVPVRYPTEDLRADPQLNGGAWGPWLGDDEEEEENWDTVFQKNNMEWNRKLKMFKSRSSFRRLNARMISNRI from the coding sequence ATGGTTGGCAAGTGGCACCTGGGCTTCTACAAGAAGGAGTGTTTGCCCACTCGACGAGGCTTTGACACATATTTAGGCTCGCTGACGGGCAGCATGAACTACTACACGTATAACTCCTGCGATGGCCCCAGGTTTTGCGGTTACGACCTCCACGAGGGGGAGTCGGTTGCTTGGAGACACAGGGGTAAATACTCCACACATCTGTACACACAGAGAGTTCGTAAGATCCTGGCAGCCCATAATCCCCTGTCCCAGCCGCTCTTCATCTTCCTGTCCTTTCAAGCCGTTCACACACCTCTGCAGTGTCCTCAGGAATACATCTACCAGTATGATGAGCTGGAGAATGTCGCGCGTAGGAAGTATGCTGCAATGGTCTCGACTGTGGACGAAGCCGTTCGTAACGTAACATACGCTCTGCGCAAGTATGGATATTATCAAAACAGCGTCTTAATTTTCTCCACTGATAACGGTGGTCAGCCTTTGTCTGGGGGCAGCAATTGGCCACTTAGGGGACGTAAAGGCACTTACTGGGAAGGTGGTGTCCGCGGATTAGGGTTTGTCCATAGCCCTCTCttgaggaagaagaagagggtTAGCAAAGCACTGGTACACATTACAGATTGGTATCCCACGCTGGTGGGATTAGCAGGTGGCAATGAGTCCCTGACTGAGGGAGTTGATGGATACAATGTCTGGGAGGCCATCAGTGAAGGAAAAGAGTCACCAAGGTTTGAGATCCTCCACAACATCGACCCTTTGTACAACCATGCACGCACCGGCTCCTTGCAGAAAGGATTTGGGATCTGGAATACCACCATTCAGGCCTCCATACGAGCAGGGGACTGGAAGCTCCTGACGGGAGACCCTGGTTACGGAGATTGGATCCCACCTCCCATTCTTCCAGGTTTCCCTAGGGATTACTGGAAACTGGAGCGACACATTAAACCCCGCAAATCGGTGTGGCTCTTCAACGTCTCCGGAGACCCCTATGAACGTTTTGACCTGTCCGAACAGAGACCAGATGTTGTGAAAGAGCTCTTAGCTAGACTGGTGTATTACAACCGGACGGCGGTGCCGGTGAGGTACCCAACAGAGGACCTGCGGGCAGACCCCCAGCTGAATGGAGGAGCCTGGGGTCCCTGGTTGggagatgatgaggaggaggaggagaactgGGACACGGTTTTCCAGAAAAATAATATGGAATGGAATAGGAAGCTCAAGATGTTCAAAAGCAGGTCATCTTTTAGAAGACTCAACGCAAGGATGATCTCTAATCGAATATAG
- the si:zfos-741a10.3 gene encoding si:zfos-741a10.3 encodes MKEFFLLVILAGAASALSVISETKCDPRQFVSCNPAPGETVYIKLMDNATGYVLVFSKDLTGGKLNVFIVKNGTVKIRESYKNRTEFSIDTGTLKITDVEKEDAGQYTFSIYTPRGILVEMLSFTLNVKGKNGISIKIPIPIVVGVLILILVACVVWKLKPCKKRGYQTLH; translated from the exons ATGAAAGaattttttcttcttgtgaTATTAGCTGGAGCAGCCAGTG CATTATCCGTTATTTCTGAGACAAAATGTGATCCCAGGCAATTTGTCTCATGTAATCCTGCTCCTGGAGAAACTGTGTACATTAAGCTGATGGACAATGCTACTGGTTATGTGCTGGTGTTTTCCAAGGATCTCACTGGTGGAAAATTAAACGTGTTTATCGTGAAGAATGGAACAGTGAAAATACGCGAGTcctacaaaaacagaacagagtTTTCCATAGACACTGGGACACTCAAGATCACTGATGTGGAGAAGGAGGACGCAGGTCAATACACTTTTTCTATCTACACTCCACGTGGAATTCTTGTGGAAATGCTCAGTTTCACCCTGAATGTTAAAG gaaagaATGGCATTTCTATCAAGATCCCTATCCCTATAGTGGTGGGTGTTCTCATTTTGATTTTAGTTGCCTGTGTGGTGTGGAAACTGAAGCCCTGCAAAAAGagag